The Xiphophorus couchianus chromosome 18, X_couchianus-1.0, whole genome shotgun sequence DNA window aagtcaactgtttttgacttaatgcactgacCGGCGTGACTGTCACATGTCGCACAGAACCCATTTCCAAGTAGTATAGctttgctgggaaaaaaaaaaaaagaccaaatacaGTGACTGTCCcaaataaattttgtgtttagaaTATCTGTCCCATACTTACGGAGGACTGAAACTAACATacttagaaataaaagcagaaaaataaatgcaccagACCTTCCTGAGTTTACTTGTGATAACTTCATTtatacttatttcattttttgaaaactatgaTTGTTGTagtgttgatgtttatttatgaatagAAGGAGTAAAATGAagtaaatggaattcatgaaaggctgtaatttattttctgacatctgtTTACTTCTGACAGATTTGAAGAATACCAGATGAATAAGAGGATCACAAATGAAcctcaaatacatattttaaaaagaacaaatggtctattatttgaattttatgtataattgcaaattataaaaaaaaaataaaataaaaacgactcgaaatgacttgaaattaaaggttcctgacttgagacttgactcgacttttgcctgtctttacttgagacttgactcggacttgaggacagagacttgagacttacttgagacttgcaacacagtgacttggtcacacctctgtcAAACACAGCCGCGAAATGTTTGCGAGATAAACCCAACGCTAGTTACCGTTCTCCTGAGCAAACCGCGAAGCTTCCAGAAACGTCACTTCTCTCTCCGCGTCCAGGTCTTTCTTATTTCCGCACAGGATGATGACGATGTTGGGGCTCGCTAGTGTCCGTGCGTCCGTCAGCCAGTTGGTCAGCGCATTGTAAGTTTCACGGCTGCAACGCAACAAGTTGAATGAAGTTTCAGTGTGGAATATGAAATGAACAAAGggtatttttcacatttcgttcgattaaaagtacaaacttgcattttatcatttttaacttGACAATGACTATGAGTGGGAAGAAacggcatcatgaagaccaacaAACAAAGCAGGCAGGACAGAGGGAATGTTGTGGAGAAGCTTATAACAGTGTAAGGTTAGAAAACAAGATCCTAGAGTGGCCCAACTGCAAACCTGGTGGTCCAGCTAAGCCTTTTCCCCATGTTGACGTGTTGGCAATCACCACATACATACGTAGTGGTACGTGATATACATAATATTGCTCAACAACAGCCTGTTGCGTGCCTTGGTGTCTATGGCAACATGAGGTCAGTGAGGTAAAACAGGGTGTAGGCCTGTATATTAATGTTTAACAGCTGTTTTCACTGACAAGCACAGGCTGATGTAACTCCTTGTCCGCACAGTGATGAAATGAGGCGACTCGACCTCAATCTGCTTCCCATGATCTTTCTCCTTCCCTTAATCCAAGAATGCTGACTGCCTCCCTGCTGCCCACAGATAAGACCTCACTTTGGTTACAGAAACTCCAAACTGGATCACATTCCTTCTCTGCCTCATTCCCCTCCCTCAATTTCACAAAACGTTACTCTTCATCTTCACGTCTCACTGTATCTACTTAGTCATTCGACTATGGGGACTCTATAACAGTTATGGGCTATTActcatattttacaaaaacagacagagagaagaTCGATCTAAAGTGAGTAAAGCAGAAAACTATTTGCAGTTGAGCTTCAGACAACAGTACATTTCAATTTTGAGTCCAGCCAGATGCAACTGCACATACATACGTAAGGGCGTATGTATGTGCAACAGATCAAAATGATTTGGTTTTGGACGGCTACCATCACGgagttgtttttgcttttctttttaaacacagatCATTTTAAGTATAAGAGgacataaaaaaacaggaagcgAGGTTAATGAGTGCAGTGATTACCTGGTGATGTCATACACCAACAGGgctccagctgctcctctgtAGTAGCTACGCGTCACAGAACTGTGAAAAGACACAATGTAAGACAAAAACGCCCTCTTCATGCAAACACTCGACTTCAATacactaaaattatttcagagAGCAAACGAattgtcacaataagcaataattCAATTAGTCGCATGATGAATTGAAATTAGCTtaatcatttctgtttgaatAATTGTCAAAGAGATGGTCCACTTTAATATCATTGAAGAAccgacattttgaaaaatgctgcaaacatttgacatcCAGAACGATGTGGTTcgtttcactttttattttattttttttcatttttacaaaagtcCTACCTGACACTTTTGCCTGTCTACATTGACAGATAAATactttatgaaaaaacaaaattttggtTACAGATCCTTTGTAAgctatttctgttcatttattttggatttttaaatgttaaatgtcctaaatattctttaaaaatgaaacactttgTATTTACATTAATATGCCATTCCTATTGTTGCACCAATTGacaatggtctcaaaatgacaatattattgtttatcgcaataacttcagggacaatttatcatccagcacaATCTGCTATTGTGACGAGTCTAACTGTCACTCTGCATGTGGgctcggtaaaaaaaaaacccctgatcTCGCTCACAGACTGCCGAAACCTCGGCAGGAAAATTCACGAGACGTTACCGGAATCGCTCCTGTCCGGCAGTGTCCCAGATCTGCAGTTTGACCGTCTTCCCGCCGACATTGACCACCCTGGAACCAAACTCCACGCCGATGGTGTGGTTGGAGTCCTGTTTGACTGCACAGGAGTGATGGGACAGTTTCAAAAGGAagaaatgtcatatttatgtaGTTTACACTGCAGTAAAGAAGGACACAGCTTTATAGGCGTTCCCACCATTTTAATCCTGATATCAACTGCCGTTATTGTGTTGTGTGTTTGGAACTCTTGGATCGGCAAACTTTGTTTGAAATTTGCCGATCCAAAAGTGTGACAAACATCTGAAATCTTTAAGTGGGAAAAATACTTGTTCAGACTGCTGCATCTCTCCTGATCTCActggaaaaactgaaaccaaacaTTCACTAAACCAGAGATTTATGTGAAAACTTGAAACATTTACAATATAACGTTTTATTTAAGCGTAATCCTTGCAGCTGACAGTCCTGATTACATTAACTTGACAATTTAAAAGTCCAAACAGTTTAAAtactgttttacaaaatgtccCTTTCACTCTGAATGACAGGTTTATTATATACACTTGAACAACGTTGACTTTTATGAAGCTATAATGTTCAGTTCTGTCAAAACAGCTTTGGGATTTAAACTCACTCAGGACACTGTTGACCTTCAGAATGACATAAAGTATAATTTTCATCAAATgctctaaaattaaaaagtagaaaactgTCTGTAAAAGACAGTTAAAGCCATTCAGCTGCAGAGCACAATATGTACAGTATAATTAGCAATACCCTGCactaaatgtcagaaaacaggA harbors:
- the rab4b gene encoding ras-related protein Rab-4B; the protein is MSETYDFLFKFLVIGSAGAGKSCLLHQFIENKFKQDSNHTIGVEFGSRVVNVGGKTVKLQIWDTAGQERFRSVTRSYYRGAAGALLVYDITSRETYNALTNWLTDARTLASPNIVIILCGNKKDLDAEREVTFLEASRFAQENELMFLETSALTGENVEEGFLKCARTILNKIDSGELDPERMGSGIQYGDASLRQLRQPRGTTTQNKQQCNC